The Budorcas taxicolor isolate Tak-1 chromosome 18, Takin1.1, whole genome shotgun sequence genome window below encodes:
- the CTU2 gene encoding cytoplasmic tRNA 2-thiolation protein 2 isoform X1 codes for MLRCRKPTPPGLLEWCFPSEQDLQGLPLTLGDVCLWPQARLPLSDTEPAEPRTRDQKCVKCKEGLPVVVIRAGDAFCRDCFKALYVHKFRAMLGKNRLIFPGEKVLLAWSGGPSSSSMVWQVLEGLSRDSAKRLRFVPGVLYVDEGATCGQSPEDRAKTLAEVKLVLQTTGFPWHIVALEEVFSLPPSVLRCSAQEPVGMESAYKAAVDSFLQQQHALGADGVERQSQHCAQDPHSPAGPPTTAQTQALSRLFDSVKTLTAKEELLQTLRTHLILHVARNHGYSKVMTGDSCTRLAIKLMTSLALGRGAFLAWDTGFSDERHGDVVVVRPMREHTLKEVAFYNRLFAVPSVCTPALDTKAPEKASIHRLMEAFILRLQAQFPSTVSTVYRTSEKLVKAPRDGCVAGPRCLLCMCTLDVDTADSATAFGAQTSQLPQMQPPVTQAGVAAGPCCCAGMGGGPSCYRGEDPRAQVMEQLCYGCRVNMKDLPSLELLPPYILSEAQIRSQRATAEQETLLGDSEDEARTGES; via the exons ATGCTGCGCTGTCGGAAGCCCACTCCCCCTGGCCTCCTGGAATGGTGTTTCCCGTCAGAGCAGGACCTGCAGGGTCTGCCCTTGACGCTTGGTGATGTCTGCTTGTGGCCACAAGCCCGCTTGCCTCTATCAGACACTGAGCCAGCAGAGCCCAG AACCCGGGATCAGAAGTGTGTGAAGTGCAAGGAAGGCCTGCCTGTGGTGGTGATCCGGGCTGGAGACGCCTTCTGCAG GGACTGTTTCAAGGCGTTGTACGTCCACAAGTTCAGGGCCATGCTGGGGAAGAACAGGCTGATCTTCCCAGGAGAGAAG GTGCTCTTGGCGTGGTCTGGGGGGCCTTCGTCCAGCTCCATGGTCTGGCAGGTCCTTGAG GGCCTGAGTCGAGATTCTGCCAAGAGGCTGCGTTTCGTGCCAGGGGTTCTCTACGTTGATG AGGGAGCCACCTGCGGCCAGAGCCCCGAGGACAGAGCGAAAACTCTGGCGGAGGTGAAGCTGGTCCTGCAGACCACTGGCTTCCCGTGGCACATTGTGGCCTTGGAAGAG GTGTTCAGCCTGCCACCCTCCGTGCTGCGCTGCTCTGCCCAGGAGCCAGTGGGGATGGAGAGCGCCTACAAGGCGGCCGTGGACAGCTTCCTGCAGCAGCAGCACGCACTGGGCGCCGATGGGGTGGAGCGGCAGAGCCAGCACTGCGCCCAGGACCCCCACAGCCCCGCTGGGCCACCCACGACTGCCCAGACCCAGGCGCTGTCCAGGTTGTTTGACTCAGTGAAGACGCTCACGGCCAAGGAGGAGCTTCTGCAGACCCTGCG GACCCACTTGATTCTCCATGTGGCCCGGAACCACGGCTACTCCAAGGTCATGACGGGGGACAGCTGCACCCGCCTGGCCATCAAGCTCATGACCAGCCTGGCGCTGGGGAGAGGGGCCTTCCTTGCCTGGGACACG GGCTTCTCAGACGAGCGACATGGCGACGTGGTGGTGGTACGGCCCATGCGCGAGCACACGCTGAAGGAGGTCGCCTTCTACAACCGCCTGTTTGCCGTGCCCTCCGTCTGCACACCGGCCCTGGACACCAAG GCACCCGAGAAGGCCAGCATCCACCGGCTGATGGAGGCCTTCATCCTCAGACTGCAGGCCCAGTTCCCCTCCACAGTTAGCACCGTGTACAG GACAAGCGAGAAGCTGGTCAAGGCCCCCAGGGACGGCTGTGTCGCCGGCCCCCGCTGCCTGCTCTGCATGTGCACGCTGGACGTCGACACCGCTG ACAGCGCCACGGCTTTTGGGGCTCAGACCTCACAACTCCCCCAGATGCAGCCCCCTGTCACACAGGCCGGGGTGGCTGCCGGGCCCTGCTGCTGTGCTGGAATGGGTGGGGGCCCCAGCTGCTACAGGGG GGAGGACCCCCGGGCCCAGGTCATGGAGCAGCTGTGCTACGGCTGCCGAGTGAACATGAAGGACTTG CCCTCCTTGGAGCTCTTGCCACCCTACATCCTGTCCGAGGCCCAGATCCGCAGCCAGAG GGCCACAGCCGAGCAGGAGACCCTGCTGGGGGACAGCGAAGACGAGGCCAGGACTGGTGAGAGCTGA
- the CTU2 gene encoding cytoplasmic tRNA 2-thiolation protein 2 isoform X2, which translates to MCEMSEEYRESAPKGSPPPRLGTRDQKCVKCKEGLPVVVIRAGDAFCRDCFKALYVHKFRAMLGKNRLIFPGEKVLLAWSGGPSSSSMVWQVLEGLSRDSAKRLRFVPGVLYVDEGATCGQSPEDRAKTLAEVKLVLQTTGFPWHIVALEEVFSLPPSVLRCSAQEPVGMESAYKAAVDSFLQQQHALGADGVERQSQHCAQDPHSPAGPPTTAQTQALSRLFDSVKTLTAKEELLQTLRTHLILHVARNHGYSKVMTGDSCTRLAIKLMTSLALGRGAFLAWDTGFSDERHGDVVVVRPMREHTLKEVAFYNRLFAVPSVCTPALDTKAPEKASIHRLMEAFILRLQAQFPSTVSTVYRTSEKLVKAPRDGCVAGPRCLLCMCTLDVDTADSATAFGAQTSQLPQMQPPVTQAGVAAGPCCCAGMGGGPSCYRGEDPRAQVMEQLCYGCRVNMKDLPSLELLPPYILSEAQIRSQRATAEQETLLGDSEDEARTGES; encoded by the exons ATGTGCGAGATGTCTGAGGAGTACCGGGAGTCCGCCCCCAAGGGGTCACCGCCGCCACGGCTTGG AACCCGGGATCAGAAGTGTGTGAAGTGCAAGGAAGGCCTGCCTGTGGTGGTGATCCGGGCTGGAGACGCCTTCTGCAG GGACTGTTTCAAGGCGTTGTACGTCCACAAGTTCAGGGCCATGCTGGGGAAGAACAGGCTGATCTTCCCAGGAGAGAAG GTGCTCTTGGCGTGGTCTGGGGGGCCTTCGTCCAGCTCCATGGTCTGGCAGGTCCTTGAG GGCCTGAGTCGAGATTCTGCCAAGAGGCTGCGTTTCGTGCCAGGGGTTCTCTACGTTGATG AGGGAGCCACCTGCGGCCAGAGCCCCGAGGACAGAGCGAAAACTCTGGCGGAGGTGAAGCTGGTCCTGCAGACCACTGGCTTCCCGTGGCACATTGTGGCCTTGGAAGAG GTGTTCAGCCTGCCACCCTCCGTGCTGCGCTGCTCTGCCCAGGAGCCAGTGGGGATGGAGAGCGCCTACAAGGCGGCCGTGGACAGCTTCCTGCAGCAGCAGCACGCACTGGGCGCCGATGGGGTGGAGCGGCAGAGCCAGCACTGCGCCCAGGACCCCCACAGCCCCGCTGGGCCACCCACGACTGCCCAGACCCAGGCGCTGTCCAGGTTGTTTGACTCAGTGAAGACGCTCACGGCCAAGGAGGAGCTTCTGCAGACCCTGCG GACCCACTTGATTCTCCATGTGGCCCGGAACCACGGCTACTCCAAGGTCATGACGGGGGACAGCTGCACCCGCCTGGCCATCAAGCTCATGACCAGCCTGGCGCTGGGGAGAGGGGCCTTCCTTGCCTGGGACACG GGCTTCTCAGACGAGCGACATGGCGACGTGGTGGTGGTACGGCCCATGCGCGAGCACACGCTGAAGGAGGTCGCCTTCTACAACCGCCTGTTTGCCGTGCCCTCCGTCTGCACACCGGCCCTGGACACCAAG GCACCCGAGAAGGCCAGCATCCACCGGCTGATGGAGGCCTTCATCCTCAGACTGCAGGCCCAGTTCCCCTCCACAGTTAGCACCGTGTACAG GACAAGCGAGAAGCTGGTCAAGGCCCCCAGGGACGGCTGTGTCGCCGGCCCCCGCTGCCTGCTCTGCATGTGCACGCTGGACGTCGACACCGCTG ACAGCGCCACGGCTTTTGGGGCTCAGACCTCACAACTCCCCCAGATGCAGCCCCCTGTCACACAGGCCGGGGTGGCTGCCGGGCCCTGCTGCTGTGCTGGAATGGGTGGGGGCCCCAGCTGCTACAGGGG GGAGGACCCCCGGGCCCAGGTCATGGAGCAGCTGTGCTACGGCTGCCGAGTGAACATGAAGGACTTG CCCTCCTTGGAGCTCTTGCCACCCTACATCCTGTCCGAGGCCCAGATCCGCAGCCAGAG GGCCACAGCCGAGCAGGAGACCCTGCTGGGGGACAGCGAAGACGAGGCCAGGACTGGTGAGAGCTGA
- the RNF166 gene encoding E3 ubiquitin-protein ligase RNF166: MAMFRSLVGSAQQRQPPGGPAGGDSALEAQYSCPICLEVYHRPVAIGSCGHTFCGECLQPCLQVPSPLCPLCRLPFDPKKVDKAAHVEKQLASYKAPCRGCSKKVTLAKMRVHVSSCVKVQEQMANCPKFVPVVPTSQPIPSAVPNRSTFACPYCGARNLDQQELVKHCVDNHRSDPNRVVCPICSAMPWGDPSYKSANFLQHLLHRHKFSYDTFVDYSIDEEAAFQAALALSLSEN, translated from the exons ATGGCGATGTTCCGCAGCCTGGTGGGCTCGGCTCAGCAGCGACAGCCGCCGGGCGGGCCCGCTGGCGGCGACAGCGCCCTGGAGGCGCAGTACAGCTGCCCCATCTGCCTGGAAGTCTACCACCGGCCCGTGGCCATCGGCAGCTGCGGCCACAC GTTCTGTGGGGAGTGCCTCCAGCCCTGCCTGCAGGTGCCGTCCCCTCTGTGCCCGCTGTGCCGCCTGCCCTTTGACCCCAAGAAGGTGGACAAGGCTGCCCATGTGGAGAAGCAGCTCGCGTCCTACAAGGCACCCTGCCGAGGCTGCAGTAAGAAG gtgacgctggcCAAGATGAGAGTGCATGTGTCCTCCTGCGTGAAGGTCCAGGAGCAGATGGCCAATTGTCCCAAGTTCGTCCCTGTGGTGCCCACGTCCCAGCCCATCCCCAG cgCCGTCCCCAACAGGTCCACCTTCGCTTGCCCTTACTGTGGCGCCCGCAACCTGGACCAGCAGGAGCTGGTGAAGCACTGCGTGGACAACCACCGCAGCGACCCCAACCGCGTG GTGTGCCCCATCTGCTCGGCCATGCCCTGGGGTGACCCCAGCTACAAGAGCGCCAACTTCCTGCAGCACCTGCTCCACAGGCACAAGTTCTCCTACGACACTTTCGTG GACTACAGCATCGACGAGGAGGCCGCCTTCCAGGCTGCCCTGGCCCTGTCTCTCTCCGAGAACTGA